The DNA sequence ATTATAAACTTTTAGTATCGTATCAAAAGAATATGTGTAAATTGAGCACTTTTCAGTTTTCTCCAACCAGGGAGAATTGATGTTGGTGACCATTAAAGATTATGAAACAATCATGTGGGGGAATTGAGGTCCAAAGtaaaaaacatgtaaaataaatttattgatttttatcataattattttaaatagttatattaacgataattttttatctaaaaaaatcaactgataatttttaataagttggcaatataaaatttttaaaacaataatgtatataaaaattaaactaaatatttAATCTAATGATAGTAGATATTTACTTATATGTTAAATAAGACATGGTCcgttaaaataaattgagatgATAAAGTATTAATTACATTTTGAGttacatgaattttttaaaacttattaccctttatgaaaactttaaattcaacatataaattgataaaatttagtcttgataaaaaaaaaagtattatttgtattttttactaaatttgatacttttttcatttaatcttatctttttttaaaaaaatctgttAAACAAAAgcattgttttctttcttttcactttctaatcaaatatacagaaaaaaaaaaacatttctttctctttattctctctctctctctcttttttttacaataccAAACagcttttcatttctttataaaaatgcACTCATTTTCTTACATACTTGTTTGTCCTTATTTGTTTCTCGCTGATTTCTCTACATCATTTTCTTCCTTACCGACAAGTGTTAAACGAAGCATAAGTCGATAATCATGCATTAAAAATTTAGCCACATTTCTtattcagaaaaagaaaaaatagaaaacaaagaagaaatagTGCACCGACACAAAGCAAAGCAACAATAATGGTGTTCGGTGATATGGTGGTGGAACCGTGGAAGGAAGGCACCTTAATTATCATAACCGCGACGTAAAACGGCATGACACGATGagtaatgaaataaaaaggGACAAAATACGAGGACGTGGGAGATCAGGAAACTTGAATCACACGGCAACAAGTTTAGAATTCACCAATCATTACTTGGGCAGGGGATTCTGTTATCGATACAAATTGGCAGCAGGTTCTACATTCACCAAATGAGTTTTGGCTTTCAAGGGCAGaaacatatatgatatatagcAGTAGCCAGTACGTgagctcatatatatatatatatatatatattgcattgCAATTTGcagctaaaaataattaagacgTTCCATTAGGCAAATTTATAGCAATCCACAATTAATATAGATTATAGAATATGCACGTAATTGAGTACAGGCTTAGTGTGAGATAGGACAAATTAACATGAAGAATTAATTGTACACATTAAgtggggaaaaaaaaacaaaaagaacaaaCGAATTGCAGAAGCTAGGCATACGGTGGATCTGAAATAAAGACTAAATAATTTGAAGGAGGCATAAGCATTGTGAATTATGAGAAGACTTGAGGAGTGGACTTGTGGTGGTAGGTTTTGGGAAGAGTGGTGTGATCAGAAGTATTGATGAACCTTCTGATCTCAGAGCGCAGCTTATAGAAAACATGTCTCCAAGTGCCCCTGTTATGAGAAGCAAGGAGCTTGGTTTCCTGGTCGTTCATTTCGAGATCTGTAGCGAAGATGAGCTTCCTGGAGAGGATCCAGGCCCAGCTCCAGTCCCACCATGTCCTTGCATAGTCACCCATGGATGAGAGGGACTTGGATCTGGGAAATGACCATGAGGAGGAATTCGGGCTCTCTAATTGGATCTTCAGAGACAGAGAAGAAAGACGTCTGCGAAGGCCTCCTTCAGAGTCTGAACGCGACGTTGACACTGGCAGAGACGATGCCTTTGTACTCCCAAACAAGCTCCGCTGCTGGCTCTCACCCATGGAGCtcattatttctttctctcttttctaaGGAAACACACAACAACGTTTATGCTCTGCCTCTGCTCAAAGCTCAAAGCTTAGTTTTCGgagacataaatatatataatatattaatattaatgtcATTAGAATGGTGAAATGGAACGTTCACAGCTCTACCACAGCCTGTTTTATTCCTCTTGTGGGGTCAGTCACCTCTCTCCTCCACCCATTGCCTTCTGTTGGGTGATGTGTTGCTATTTTACTTTTGTTATGCTTGGACTTTGGACTTGTCTGCTCTCATTGAATTGAATCCAATGACGCCTTGGTGAGGTGTTTTTGTGCAAATGCGAGTCAAATTCAATAGTAGATCCAGAGAGACTACATGCTTGATTGGTTGTCAATGTAATTGTCTGCTCTTCTCCTACGTGTTCATTTGAAGGGTTCTTTTGCACAATCTCTCACGTAAATAATACAATTATATTATCTTCCATTTGATGGTCAAGTTAAGCAATATGAGACTACCTTCACATTCATGACATTCATTTCCATCAATGTTGATTTATGAGATTTCTGCACATACCAAATACTTATAATTCTTATTATCAACTTCCAAGTCTCTTGTGTCATTAATCTCTCCAATGAAGTTGACTTTTTTATACACCATTTGAACGAGATTAAGCATATTTTCTAAATAACAAGTTAGTTGGACTCcgttcataaataaaaattaaaaaaacaataaagtaaAAACTATTAAATTGAAAACTTAACTAGCAAAAGGGTATCAAACCATACTATGTATATTTGAGAACCAGTTTGCCATGTAACATAGAGCAATAATTtgtatcattaaataaaatagacaATGAATTAAATGGATAAAGTGAAGTGCTATaaaatgaaatgtatgaatAGTGGTAGAAAAACACAGGAAACTAAAATGATCAACAGCTACTACGTATACTCCATACCTTCTATTACAGAGTAAATAGATGTTCAAAATATAGGATATTTCATTAAGACTATCGATGAATAAAATGTTCACGAgataatttattctttaatcaaatttaagaataaaataataaaaaatcccTCCCCAAACCGTGCTTGCATTTTTTTGCACACGACTTTGACTTTCTCTATACATATATCTAAACCAGAATTACTTTTCTAGAAAAACAAATCGTCAATTGATGAACCCTGAATCTTGACTCTTATTTTCTGAGCATTTCAAAATCCTATAGATATAgaatactaaaaaaatgatttttttgtttatcttcATTTAATAAGAATTTCAATTTACCTATTTACATTTACAAAATATCATAATCTATTTTATATTAGAAATGATTGACCAAACTCGTTTCTGACAAGAATATCTAAATACCAAATCCTACCTCTACATAACCTTTCAAAAGTAAAAGAAGTTcttgaaaaaatcaaaaaagaaaaagacttcTTGTATAAAGAATTATTCCAATAATTTTTCTGAccgtaatttagttttttttttcaaaagagaactttttattttattttaggttttgttacaattttaaactttcttttgcagTTAAGGTATACTTTTAATCTcttgataaatttttactcaaatttaaattcttaaattttaaattattaccttaaaaatttcaaattattacaatcaaatcttttaatatttttattcaggACAATCACATCGTCTCATCAACTTTTGTTAATCTAGAttattgaaatttcattttttgtctcaaaatattaattaaacgaatacagtaaatatattttaacttataatcAAAATCCACAATCAATTaccatattttaataaaaatttaaaacttcaaataaaacaatctttttaaaatcttaaccTTACATTGTATAAAGTTGgtcaaaatgttttaaatttcttGACTCGCCATTTtggttacttttaaaaaaaaaatcctaaatccATTCTAAACAttcaatatttgaatatttaaatttatgaatttatgttaaaataaaatagtgaaaataatttattataatcaataaaaaaatattgtaattgtaataaaattaataatactaaaCATAAATAAGCAtgtataaataaacataataaaaaatttattcctGGCTGGTCAAATAAGACAagcgcaaaaaaaaaaaaaatgaaagaaaaaagtacATATCTACTCCTATATTGGACTAATTTGTTGaaccttattttttataaaagatattttgaaaaataaaataattaatttttaacttttttttaagaagcaaatcttgtttgtaaaaaaaaaaatccatctacttaaaaaaatgtttatataaaaaaattaattttttaatttaaacaaattggTCCATTACTCAAatactttcattattttttccttttcatttttagaTATGTATTTCACGTAGTACTGTAACAAT is a window from the Glycine max cultivar Williams 82 chromosome 2, Glycine_max_v4.0, whole genome shotgun sequence genome containing:
- the LOC100500123 gene encoding uncharacterized protein LOC100500123 — translated: MSSMGESQQRSLFGSTKASSLPVSTSRSDSEGGLRRRLSSLSLKIQLESPNSSSWSFPRSKSLSSMGDYARTWWDWSWAWILSRKLIFATDLEMNDQETKLLASHNRGTWRHVFYKLRSEIRRFINTSDHTTLPKTYHHKSTPQVFS